GGCCTGCCGGAGTACGTGGCCGGCGACGTCGAGCTGGCCGCGCACCAGCGGTCCCCGGTCGGCGTGCGCGCGCACCGCCTGCTCGCCCACGCGGTGACCCGCGGCACCCGCGCCGTGCGCGCGCACGTGGACGTCGCCCCCGCGTACGGCCTGGCCGGGGCGACCGGCCTGCGCGAGGCCGCCGAGCGGCTGGCCGGGAAGCTGGACGTGCAGTCGGTGGCGTTCCCGCAGCACGGCGTGGTGCGCACCCCGGGCACGGCGGAGCTGCTGACCGCCGCGGCCCGCGAGCGCCTGGTGGACGCGGTCGGCGGCATCGACCCGGCCGGGTTCGACGGCGGCGGCGCGGACGGCCGCGAGCAGTTCGACCTGCTGTTCGGCCTGGCCGAGCGGTACGGCGTGCTGCTGGACGTGCACCTGCACGACCTCGGGGCCACCGGCCTGGGCCCGCTGCGCGCGCTCGCCGCCCGGACGGTCGCCGCCGGGCTGCGCGGCCGGGTGACGGCCAGCCACGCGTTCTGCCTGTCGGAGCTGTCCGCCGCCGAACTCGACCGCACCGCCGACCTGTTGGCGGACGCCGGGATCGCGCTGACCACGGTCGCCCCGTCCGCGCACCAGGTGCTGCCGTTCCGCGCGCTGCGCTCGCGCGGGGTGCGGGTCGGCCTCGGCTCGGACGGCGTCCGGGACTCCTGGAGCCCGTACGGCAACGCCGACATGCTGCACCGGGCGCACCTGCTGGGCTGGACCACCGACGCCCGCACCGACCGGGAGCTGACCGACTGCCTGGAGCTGGCCGCGCACGGCGGCGCCGAGCTGCTGGGCCTGCCCAGGGCCGACCTGGCGCCCGGTTCCCCCGCCGACTTCCTGCTGGTGGACGGCGAGTGCGTCCCGCAGGTGGTGGTCGACCTGCCGCCGCGCGAGCTGGTGGTGAAGGCCGGCCGGGTGGTCGCCGAGCACGGCGCGCTGGTCGCCTGACGCCCGCCGCGACGGCGGTGGCCGCCCGCCCGGGGCCGCCACCGCCCCGCCCGGAGCCGCCGCCGGCGCAGGGGCCGCCGCCGGGACCGGAGCACGCCGCGGCGGCGGTGGCCGCCCCCGCGCCGGGGCCGCCACCGCCGTCCGCCGGCCCGCTCAGTCGCGTTCGACGTCGACCTCGGTCAGCCGGGCGAACCGCTCCGGGTCGGTGCGCCGGATTCGCCGGGCGACCAGCCAGCCGGCCGCCGCGACCACCGGCAGCGGCACCAGCAGCAGCCAGTTGACCAGCCCGGTGCGCCCGGTCAGCAGGTCGAAGTTGAACAGCGCGAGCACGCTGAGCACGGCCAGCCCGGCCGCCGCCAGCAGCGGCGCCCAGACCACCCGGAACGCGGACATCCCGCGCCGGTCGGTGCGGAAGAACGCGAACACCGCGACCGCCGCCAGCGCCTGCATCGCCATGACCCCGAGCACGCCGACGCTGTTCGACCAGAGCAGCACCACCAGGTACGGGTCGACCGCGAGCACCGCGCCCAGCCCGATCACCAGCGCGTTGAACACCGACTGCACCAGCACCGCCGTCCCCGGCGAGCCGGTCCGCGGCGAGACCCGCCCGAGCGGGCGCGGCAGCAGGCCCTCGCGGCCCAGCGCGTACAGGTAGCGGGCGGCGGCGTTGTGGAAGGCCAGCGCGGAGGCGAACGCCGAGACGATGATCAGCACGTGCATGGTGTCCGACAGCCAGAGGCCGACGAAGCGCTCGGCGGCCCGGAAGGTCAGGTCGGGGCCGCCGTCCGCGCGGGCCCGGGCGACCGCGTCGTCGGTGCCGTACGCGCCCATCACGATCCAGGTGCCCAGGGCGTAGAAGACCGCCAGGAAGCCGATCGCGACGAAGGTGGCGCGCGGCACGGTGCGGGCCGGGTCGCGGGCCTCCTCGGCGTAGATCGCGGTCGCCTCGAAGCCGGTGAAGGCGCCGATCACCAGCACGAACATGCCCGCCACCCCGGCCTGGGTGAGCAGCGACGGGTCGAAGGAGACCGGGTCGAGCGCGGCCGTCCCCCGGTCGGCCAGCACCCCGCCCTCCATCAGCAGCAGCGACAGCACCTCCAGCACCAGCGCCACGCCCAGCACCTTCGCCGACAGCGTGACCTTCAGCCAGCCGAGCACGCCGACCACCAGCACGCACGCCCCGGACAGCAGCCACCACGGCACGTGCGCGCCGGTCCGCTGTTCGAGGTGCCCGGCCGCGAAGTAGCCGAACGCGGCGGCCACGCCCGGGGTGATCAGGTTGTAGCTGACCACCGCCACGTAGGCGGTGACCACGCCGAGGGTGCGCCCCAGCCCGCGCGCCACGTACGCGTAGAACGCGCCCGCGTTGCGCACGTACCGGCTCATCGCGGTGAACCCGGCGGCGAACAGCACCAGCAGCGCGCCCGAGATCAGGTACGCGGCCGGCGCGGACGCCCCGCCCACCCCGATCGCGAACGGGGCGATCCCGGCCAGCACGGTCAGCGGCGCGGCGGCGGCGACCACGAAGAACACCAGGTCGGTGGTGCCGATCAGGCCCTTGGCCAACCGGCCGGACGGGTCGGGCGGGCCGGAGGAGCCGGGCGGTCCGGGCGGCTCGGCCGGGGCGGACGCCCGGGCGGCGGAGGAGCTGAGTGTCATGGTGGGGGTTCCTTCCGGGATGCTGCGCAGGTGCGTGGGGGGTGACCGCGGCGTGAGGGGGTGGCCGCGCTACTGCGAGGGGCCGCCGAGGCGGTCCAGGACGGTGCGGCCGCGGTGCAGCACCAGCAGCCGTTCGGGGTGCGCGGCGACGGCCTCGGGCACCGAGCCCGCGGCGACGGCCACCAGGTTCGCGGGCCGCCCGGCGGCGATCCCGTACTCCGCGACGCCCAGCGCCCGGGCGGCGTGGCCGGTGGCGAACTCCGCCGCCAGCGCGAGGTCCTGATCGGTCATCAGCTCGCCCTGGAGCCCGATGACCGTGGTCCGCTCCAGCATGTCGCCGGTGCCGTACGGCCACCACGCGTCGCGGATGTTGTCGGAGCCGGCGAACACCAGCACGCCCAGTTCGTGCAGCAGCTTCACCGGCGGCATGCTCCGGGCCGGGCCGTTGGTCATCACCGCCACCCCGGCCGCCGCCAGCGCCCCGGCGGTCCGGGCCAGCTCGGGCCCGGCCAGCTGCCCCAGGCAGTACGCGTGGCTGACCGCGACCTTCCCGCCCAGGCCCAGCGCCGCCGTCCGGTCGGCGATCGCCCGCAGCTGCGCCGCGCCGGCCCCGCCGCCGTCGTGCAGGTGGATGTCGACGCCCGCGCCGTGCCGCTCGGCCAGGTCGAACACCACGTCCAGCTGGCCGTCCGCGTCCCGGTCGAAGCCGAACGGGTCCAGCCCGCCGATCAGTTCGGCGCCCTCCCGCAGCGCCGCGTCCAGCAGCCGCGCCACCCCGGGCTCGGCCACCACGCCGCTCTGCGGGAACGCCACCAGCTGCACGTCGATCAGCTCCCGGACCCGTTCGCGGGCCTCCAGCACCGCGTGCAGGTGGTCCAGCCCGGTGTCCGGGTCGACGTCCACGTGCGAGCGGACGAAGCCGGTGCCGAGCGCGGCCATCCGGCGGGCCAGTGCCTCCGCCCGGTCGGCCACCGGCGTCCGCCCGGCCACCTCGCGGCGCAGCGCCCGCTCGGCGGCGATCTGCCCGCGCAGGGTGGACGTCGGGCGGTGCGGCTGCCAGGGCGCGCCGAGGAAGGTCTTGTCCAGGTGGGCGTGCCCGTCGACCAGCGCGGGCAGCAGCAGCGCCCCGTCCAGCGCGGCCTCGCCGGCCCCCGGCTCGATCCGCTCGCGCCCGGCCGGGACGGGGGTGAGCGCGGCGATCCGGCCGTCCGCGATCCGCAGGTCGGCCCGG
This is a stretch of genomic DNA from Kitasatospora fiedleri. It encodes these proteins:
- a CDS encoding amidohydrolase; this translates as MIGAGQSPQHHPGSATMHVTLFRQVRPFGGPVTDLVAVDGVLAAGPPAGARPVVVEGGGRIALPTLVDAHLHPDKTGWGEPWYSRRPAHGLPEYVAGDVELAAHQRSPVGVRAHRLLAHAVTRGTRAVRAHVDVAPAYGLAGATGLREAAERLAGKLDVQSVAFPQHGVVRTPGTAELLTAAARERLVDAVGGIDPAGFDGGGADGREQFDLLFGLAERYGVLLDVHLHDLGATGLGPLRALAARTVAAGLRGRVTASHAFCLSELSAAELDRTADLLADAGIALTTVAPSAHQVLPFRALRSRGVRVGLGSDGVRDSWSPYGNADMLHRAHLLGWTTDARTDRELTDCLELAAHGGAELLGLPRADLAPGSPADFLLVDGECVPQVVVDLPPRELVVKAGRVVAEHGALVA
- a CDS encoding APC family permease; amino-acid sequence: MTLSSSAARASAPAEPPGPPGSSGPPDPSGRLAKGLIGTTDLVFFVVAAAAPLTVLAGIAPFAIGVGGASAPAAYLISGALLVLFAAGFTAMSRYVRNAGAFYAYVARGLGRTLGVVTAYVAVVSYNLITPGVAAAFGYFAAGHLEQRTGAHVPWWLLSGACVLVVGVLGWLKVTLSAKVLGVALVLEVLSLLLMEGGVLADRGTAALDPVSFDPSLLTQAGVAGMFVLVIGAFTGFEATAIYAEEARDPARTVPRATFVAIGFLAVFYALGTWIVMGAYGTDDAVARARADGGPDLTFRAAERFVGLWLSDTMHVLIIVSAFASALAFHNAAARYLYALGREGLLPRPLGRVSPRTGSPGTAVLVQSVFNALVIGLGAVLAVDPYLVVLLWSNSVGVLGVMAMQALAAVAVFAFFRTDRRGMSAFRVVWAPLLAAAGLAVLSVLALFNFDLLTGRTGLVNWLLLVPLPVVAAAGWLVARRIRRTDPERFARLTEVDVERD
- a CDS encoding amidohydrolase codes for the protein MTTLPPGPQLLLDATLPDGSRADLRIADGRIAALTPVPAGRERIEPGAGEAALDGALLLPALVDGHAHLDKTFLGAPWQPHRPTSTLRGQIAAERALRREVAGRTPVADRAEALARRMAALGTGFVRSHVDVDPDTGLDHLHAVLEARERVRELIDVQLVAFPQSGVVAEPGVARLLDAALREGAELIGGLDPFGFDRDADGQLDVVFDLAERHGAGVDIHLHDGGGAGAAQLRAIADRTAALGLGGKVAVSHAYCLGQLAGPELARTAGALAAAGVAVMTNGPARSMPPVKLLHELGVLVFAGSDNIRDAWWPYGTGDMLERTTVIGLQGELMTDQDLALAAEFATGHAARALGVAEYGIAAGRPANLVAVAAGSVPEAVAAHPERLLVLHRGRTVLDRLGGPSQ